From the genome of Phlebotomus papatasi isolate M1 chromosome 2, Ppap_2.1, whole genome shotgun sequence:
CCAATGAATGCCTCTATAGGGCTCTATGGACTATGGACTCCatttaaccaaaactaaaatccgtataggggaaagttcccatgcttgatactgtaaaatgatttccaaggtttgtgattattttctgagtaTCACACAGACCGAAGCGATTCCTCcaatatgacaaaaaatgtctcacttattaggttcataatcccacctcaaatagttcctgaaaaatcttagattttcttcaagaagaaaatggaaattcagtggagaTTTTTATataagttgggtccggggccttcctgtataataattgattcgacaattcggaggcccattttcactgcaaaaatttcaccgcatacaaaaaaaatgcatatcaatatttagacggaactctaatctatctgcttaaatcgtttgtacgactggttattagttttaaaataacttttatctaatttttctaagccatgtttttatgacattagggcgctagcgaaaaccattttttcactttgagtccatgaaaatgtcactctgcaaccttaaaattcacgcaacagggttgaagactatgtcaattgtcgataaaattggaggattacaataggtgtaattatgaaagaaacacatctaatgatagagttgctacatttaaattatcattcatggacccttcttaaaatataggatggacacaggtagaatttatgaatttgtcaccaccatcgaaaacagcgacattaattaagaaatacttattaaatatcatgtatcgaaattacagttttggacccaattttgatttttgcttcctgaaactaggaaaaaagagctggtatcctaatttttttaggaaatgtgaggcttaggaccagctattaaaatatattgctgtgagtcataattattgattaacgtaggaaaaaaatagttattatcaagcttggatcgtatcaagcatggtcactttcccctattagttaaactattcgtctctaaATAAAATGACAGGACACTAGTAGTAAAGTATCTAAAAATTATGTaatagtccttaaatcctttaaggataagtcattgaATTAAAAAAGTAGGGGTAACGAAAACCCTTGTAAAATCTTGGTGAAGCGAAAACTGTCTAACTTTTGTGTTGAAATATTCGTATCCCTTTTAGAATGTAAGGACATCCTGGCGATttaaatttcaaaggtactcggatatgaattaaaacccattattatccctcaaagattaaaaaacctaatttgaaaattatttgtatgaacgtgcatgttcatcttgaacacaTAAGAATAGGATATCAGTCCCATTCCTCTTGGAATCATGTGCAGCGAAGCTGACTGGTTAGACGTAattaaaataacttcaatgttagaaaaattcctgatgagGACTGTCGGAGTGGGAGCACTTAAAAAAGAGCAAGTACCTACTACATAACCCATTGAAtgcaattaaaatgaaaaatcattttgtattaaGAACTTTTGACCACATAATCTTTTCCTTGataaaatactttatttcatACTTTTCTATAAAGTTGTAGCTATCTTTTAAAAGCTGCTTAGGTACGGATGACTTTGCCCCCTTTACTGCTCGTAAGCTCATTTTATTTCTGGCTGTTAAGGATAATCTTCATCGATCGGATATTGTTGATCGGATCGATGTGGACTATATCATCAAATGCTAGAGTTAAAGAAAAGGTTATGAGCCTTAGGGGGCAAAGTCAGCCCCAGTagccaaaatataaaaattactgaaaaacaCACCTTACTATTTAATCATGTAAGGCGATTTCCAAACATTCTTATTCAAGTCATCTCAAGAGAATGATACCTCTATCTTCAAGATAAAAGCTTTACCTATACCACATGCCAATTGAAATATCGGAAATATCACTTGAGAAAAATCACTAAGATTTCTCATGGGTCGTCAgagataggggagaccggggaatATTCAGAAAGGTAATGTacaaatgaacagtaaaaactaaatttgctgagaaaagaataaatttcttcaaaacGCAATTTTGTACTCTAACTAAATTcaaggaaatttaattttttacttgctcacaaagttttctttttacctttcagaaaaagattttaaaaaaataactcagCTAATATTTTCATCTTTCACATATTTTCCTTACCCTTACTATCGTTTCGCGAGTGGCCTGAGTTGAAATCCACGAATTATTAAAGTAGATACAGTGGtaacaagataaatagcacaccttcagcgattttcctattttgatgttttatgacacaatataaatttttatatccgatcatgatttattttttagaaaatataattcctattataaataaaaatgataattatttaatatttgtatctgtTAAAACCATGCGTTTTTGTCATTTTAGGAActtttattttctctgaaaatattacctgaaatttacttttattttaaaattcgttatatttctgtatttttgatcatttataggcattattgccacaatttttcgtaaaataaagttatgtgaagtgaaaaaatcatgtaaataaaGCCTTTGTTGCAGATATACAGGCTTTACGTACAAAAGTTTAGgataattaagaaatttttctgtaAACTGCATTTCATGGGAGATAAccattaattcaatattttttttatgatcaaacttaaaaatcacgcagaaaactcgaaaatttcgagaaagaatTACGATTTATAGAGAAGATTCTGCTATTGTTTTTACAGTAAAACTCAATTTATTTGCCGCCGTGCCGAAAATAAAGGAAcatattgaacaaaatttgaaaaagtaattgatGTGAGCATTACTAAAagccaattatgtaaaaatactcAGTTTAGAAGCGTTGTCAGACGTACAGAGTTAGTATTCAAACGATACCGTACCTGTTTTTTGATTAGTGTTAAAGAGAATATGCAGAAGGACTTgtaattctgtaataatattctttgaacaGATGTATTCCTGCTTAATATCACTGGATATGacataacaaaatattatatgtCGCAAAAGTCAAAAATTTTGACCTTGATACATAATTAAGAACGTCAAACTTAACGGTGGTAATTTTATAGTATGGGGTTACTTTTTGCAAAGTGTCGTATGGTCTGTATGTGGAATATTAAGTAATATAAACCAATTTATTGACAAGAATATCTTTGGACAAGACATGTACTTCAACATTGAAAAgaatttgcttttggttttAGGTTTTAGCCAAGCTAATGATCCCAAACACCTTGCCAAGAGGTTTTAAAACTGGTTCAATCAGAACAAAATTGACCTTCTGGAATGGCCAAGACGATCTAAGGACCACAATCCTgttaaatttaaaggaaaagattgactacaagaaaaatctttggaatgtgactaatttgagatagttttaagtagatatccacactacatgaaatacaatcacattagaatagtgccaaatcctgatctccttaactctttccggaccacaacatatccagcgaacgaatttcagttaaactcactttattgtaactcttagtggtcaaatatgatacttttgtatagaaagaaatttttcCGCCTcttggaaattggaaaactcatgggtactctcgtccccaaaagaacgaaaaggagacaaacttcaattttccaaaagccaattatatcaattttgtgaattatttttgcgtgccAAATGACTCCATTataatgttgatcactaaaacaagaagaattattgatcagtatcttgtgggatgtccaggaagtggtcaagaagacaccaaattctTGCTTGCCaacaaatttctcaaaatatttcataaaaaaaccactttaaaacacatttctttcaacacgatgttattgcagacgcATTCAGCTTTCTctagagccaaaaaaacacttcctggacaatcagaattcaccaaaatcaggaagaataggaaaaacttccccgaaagcaatcccccgcgctgccaaatgtcaaaattatcggccatattggcaaaaatatcgctcccgcttggaattttgttacaaggttggtgtcaaaaagcaaatgacgGGTATTGGCGAGATAACCTTaaatttgacctctagatttttggggacgagagtactcataaagtttgaacaagttttttgaaaatttaagaaaaaaattgtttttcgaatttatgcaatctgtaattgttagttatcatacttattggccccgagaggtttttccttattctggtctagaaatatcaaaaaagtcacaatatctccaaggaagcagaaaatcgaaaattcacgatttttgaccaaaaatatctcagctcaggagttaattaggatcctgcgaaaaatatcctagatttggacatccttatagtttgtaatcatccacaagaatcggatttttatcgattctagatagtctagaaaaaatctttttttccatgggtacccagagtcctaaaggagacgaaagagttaatgttcCTTCGTTGTCAAGCGctcattttttccaaaagttacttaactaaGTACTCATTAATCCAAATTCAAATAGAATTCGTAAGTTGTTAGTTGCAATACAAGTCGAAAACTATCACTTCTTAtagggtgtgctatttatattgtcctCTTAATATGTgtcatttcaagaattttttgggtgtattaaatttcttgatagaactttcaggtttttttcttcatactcaaaatgtaattatatacgagttcatttattattatcactttcataatttaaaagcataatttttcgaaaCACAAAACATATATTACAGTGTCCGAAAccgtgctatttatcttgtcgccagtGTAACCAAGAACAAGAATACTGACAATTACGATTTAATCTAAAAACAACGTTTGATACAGATTCATAGGACAAATTTTCCACAGACAATAATTATTTGTTCTTCTATAAAAACACCTCAGGATTACACCTTGAGAAAGTTTAACTATATGAAATTTATGCCTATCTGCCCCACTCTCCCATACAAACTATTGGtagttttatcagaaattaataatttactcAATAAAATCCCTTAATACATCcttcttgactgataagattaGGTTGCATTCTTGTCCAGGCTCACtttgaaaccaaataaataCCCCACGGACAATTTCTGGAGGCATCAATTGTGGATAATTACTTGGTGGAATAACACTAAAATGAATCGtgcaattattttgtctgtgATTTTCGCAGTCGCTGCTGGCACCAACTTTCTTCCACGGCCCAGGCTCGATGGGAGAGTCGTAGGTGGTTTCCAGGTGGACGTTCGCCATGTACCTCATCAGGTTTCTCTTCAATCTACCTCCCATTTCTGCGGTGGATCCCTGCTCAGTCACAATTTTGTCTTAACTGCAGCTCACTGCACTGAGTAATTTATTTCTCTCacaaaataattacatattttgttttattaataatctcatttcttcaatttttagtGGAACACCTGCATCTAGTCTTAAAGTTCGTGTGGGATCTAGTCAGCATGCTTCCGGTGGTGAATTCTTTAAAGTGAAAGCCGTTCATCAGCATCCCAAATTCAACTTCAACACTATTAATTACGATTTCTCCCTGCTGGAACTTGAGAAGCCTGTTGAATTTAATGGTGAACGTTTCCCTGTTCGCCTGCCGGAGCAGGATGAGGAAGTCAAGGATGGTGCCTTGTTATTGGTATCTGGATGGGGAAACACCCAAAGCAGTCAAGAGAGCAGGGATAATCTGAGGGCTGCTGTTGTGCCAAAGTACAACGATGAGGCCTGCAACAAGGCTTATGCCCAATACGGTGGTATTACCAACACAATGCTCTGTGCTGGATTTGACCAGGGAGGAAAGGACGCTTGCCAAGGTCAGTTcaaattatcatttattttattaaatacagaaaaaaactgTCTTAAATTGAATCTTAAATTGATTGAATGTTGTTTGTCGTTTCCAGGAGATTCCGGTGGTCCATTGACCCATAATGGTGTTCTTGTGGGTGTTGTCTCATGGGGCTATGGCTGTGCCGTTCCTGGTTACCCTGGAGTCTATTCCCGTGTTGCTTCAGTACGCGATTGGGTAAAGAGTGTTACTGGTTTCTAATTGATTACAGGTCACGAGTTAAagcaaagaataaaaataaaaaaatctaagcATTAAAAGAGCGTTTGGATTCGGCGCGAAAAAACTGCTGAGTCATCTCGGGGATAGTCTCTTTGGGCACCAATTGCTTAAATTTGTCTAATGAACCTCGCTACAACAGGTTTTTACCCgtaaaaaaacaacaatacagaaaaaaatcaccaaaagtATTCGAGATGAGAGAGAATAgcttttgatcataattttacTATCTCGCACAAAGGCGGTATTTCATAAAGCAATTTGTCAGATAATGAGCAAACATCATCAAAAAGAATAAGTAAATTTTTCAagatattggatgattgcataagttcgtaggAGTTTTTCACGAATGTCGTTAAAGGGTATCCTGAGGCTTTTAGGTGAATTTGCAGTATTTAATGTTGGGAGaattgaggcacctttgaataagagcagctttgaaattgggctttcttcctatttttaagtaaaacttgACCGTATATCGACtcgtcagaatataagtcgaataactcgattttttacaaaaattgttttattcgcCCTTTGGATACTTCTTCATACCCTGTACCTTCCCTGTGAGTatatattatacttgaaaattaattattttcaaagtggtagagattttaaatctcaaaaatcctatacgggaaagtactctcccttcgaatgttcatgccttagaataatgtgaattttcttttatttttcctaagacacttacacatttctattaactattagttaa
Proteins encoded in this window:
- the LOC129803259 gene encoding trypsin-1-like — encoded protein: MNRAIILSVIFAVAAGTNFLPRPRLDGRVVGGFQVDVRHVPHQVSLQSTSHFCGGSLLSHNFVLTAAHCTDGTPASSLKVRVGSSQHASGGEFFKVKAVHQHPKFNFNTINYDFSLLELEKPVEFNGERFPVRLPEQDEEVKDGALLLVSGWGNTQSSQESRDNLRAAVVPKYNDEACNKAYAQYGGITNTMLCAGFDQGGKDACQGDSGGPLTHNGVLVGVVSWGYGCAVPGYPGVYSRVASVRDWVKSVTGF